The Eurosta solidaginis isolate ZX-2024a chromosome 4, ASM4086904v1, whole genome shotgun sequence genome includes a window with the following:
- the bou gene encoding UPAR/Ly6 domain-containing protein bou, whose translation MLHTNKLILQVLLIAVAFCGTAVAINCYVCDASDTQTPFQCGEWFERFDDPDIQPEDCSNVHDAKYCIKHVGRYQGGIGAKRFCSSKDLGNYCDYVKNKGDRMDYRSCIYTCSSDGCNGANGVMAPALAVLLVSVLLVRF comes from the coding sequence ATGTTGCATACAAACAAACTCATCCTCCAAGTTTTACTTATCGCTGTCGCTTTTTGTGGCACAGCTGTGGCTATTAATTGTTATGTGTGTGATGCCTCCGATACCCAAACTCCATTCCAATGTGGCGAATGGTTTGAACGTTTCGATGATCCAGATATACAACCAGAAGATTGTTCCAACGTTCATGATGCCAAATATTGTATAAAGCATGTTGGCCGTTACCAAGGTGGCATTGGTGCTAAAAGATTTTGTTCATCCAAGGATTTGGGCAATTATTGTGATTACGTGAAAAATAAGGGTGATCGCATGGATTATCGTTCGTGTATTTATACCTGCAGCTCAGATGGATGCAATGGTGCAAATGGTGTAATGGCACCAGCGTTAGCTGTGCTGTTGGTGTCGGTGCTATTGGTCAGATTTTGA